The following proteins come from a genomic window of Dreissena polymorpha isolate Duluth1 chromosome 1, UMN_Dpol_1.0, whole genome shotgun sequence:
- the LOC127839554 gene encoding vesicle transport protein GOT1B-like isoform X1, with product MMQITDFQKIGVGLAGFGIAFLFLGILFFFDKGLLAIGNILFIAGLAFVIGLERTFRFFFQRHKVKATGFFMGGIFVVLLGWPVIGMVLEIYGFFLLFSGFFPVAVNFLRRVPVIGTILNLPGIRSVADKVGESNSMNMA from the exons ATGATGCAAATTACAGATTTTCAGA aGATTGGCGTAGGGCTGGCAGGGTTTGGCATTGCCTTTCTGTTTCTTGGCATATTGTTCTTCTTTGATAAAGGTTTACTTGCAATAGGAAAT attttatttatCGCTGGTCTTGCGTTTGTGATAGGCCTGGAGAGGACTTTCCGATTCTTCTTTCAAAGACACAAAGTGAAGGCCACAGGTTTCTTTATGGGTGGAATATTTGTTGTGCTTCTAGGATGGCCTGTAATTGGAATGGTGTTAGAAATTTATGGATTTTTCTTATTATTTAG TGGATTTTTCCCAGTAGCAGTTAATTTTTTACGAAGGGTTCCAGTTATTGGCACAATATTAAACTTACCTGGAATCAGATCA
- the LOC127839554 gene encoding vesicle transport protein GOT1B-like isoform X2, producing MMQITDFQKIGVGLAGFGIAFLFLGILFFFDKGLLAIGNILFIAGLAFVIGLERTFRFFFQRHKVKATGFFMGGIFVVLLGWPVIGMVLEIYGFFLLFSGFFPVAVNFLRRVPVIGTILNLPGIRSVADKVGESNSMTG from the exons ATGATGCAAATTACAGATTTTCAGA aGATTGGCGTAGGGCTGGCAGGGTTTGGCATTGCCTTTCTGTTTCTTGGCATATTGTTCTTCTTTGATAAAGGTTTACTTGCAATAGGAAAT attttatttatCGCTGGTCTTGCGTTTGTGATAGGCCTGGAGAGGACTTTCCGATTCTTCTTTCAAAGACACAAAGTGAAGGCCACAGGTTTCTTTATGGGTGGAATATTTGTTGTGCTTCTAGGATGGCCTGTAATTGGAATGGTGTTAGAAATTTATGGATTTTTCTTATTATTTAG TGGATTTTTCCCAGTAGCAGTTAATTTTTTACGAAGGGTTCCAGTTATTGGCACAATATTAAACTTACCTGGAATCAGATCA
- the LOC127839554 gene encoding vesicle transport protein GOT1B-like isoform X3: MMQITDFQKIGVGLAGFGIAFLFLGILFFFDKGLLAIGNILFIAGLAFVIGLERTFRFFFQRHKVKATGFFMGGIFVVLLGWPVIGMVLEIYGFFLLFSGFFPVAVNFLRRVPVIGTILNLPGIRSVADKVGESNSMA; encoded by the exons ATGATGCAAATTACAGATTTTCAGA aGATTGGCGTAGGGCTGGCAGGGTTTGGCATTGCCTTTCTGTTTCTTGGCATATTGTTCTTCTTTGATAAAGGTTTACTTGCAATAGGAAAT attttatttatCGCTGGTCTTGCGTTTGTGATAGGCCTGGAGAGGACTTTCCGATTCTTCTTTCAAAGACACAAAGTGAAGGCCACAGGTTTCTTTATGGGTGGAATATTTGTTGTGCTTCTAGGATGGCCTGTAATTGGAATGGTGTTAGAAATTTATGGATTTTTCTTATTATTTAG TGGATTTTTCCCAGTAGCAGTTAATTTTTTACGAAGGGTTCCAGTTATTGGCACAATATTAAACTTACCTGGAATCAGATCA